A genomic region of Dactylococcopsis salina PCC 8305 contains the following coding sequences:
- the gcvT gene encoding glycine cleavage system aminomethyltransferase GcvT, translated as MTATSNQTLRTPLFDRIIQQKARITEFAGWEMPVQFSGLKPEHSAARESVGMFDISHMGKFLLSGENLTEQLQFLVPSDLSRLQPGESQYTVLLNPQGGIIDDFIFYYQGDNRAVAIVNAATTDKDKNWLLENLQDTSVQLEDVSQERILLAIQGPQAIATLTDLVEGEIATLKAFGHTEVSVFGEKAFVSRTGYTGEDGVEIMLPVNAGQQLWDTLIAKGVTPCGLGARDTLRLEAALSLYTQDIDDTTTPIEAGLGWIVHLNSKKDFIGREVLAEQKEEGVKRRLVGIEMQGRGIARHDYPILCEGEEVGIVTSGTLSPTLGKAIALGYVPQSLSKVGQALEIDIRGKKYPAVVVKKPFYRTNTPPPKR; from the coding sequence GTGACAGCGACATCTAATCAAACCTTACGGACTCCGTTATTCGATCGAATCATCCAACAGAAAGCTCGTATCACCGAATTTGCTGGCTGGGAGATGCCAGTTCAGTTTTCTGGTTTAAAACCCGAACATTCTGCCGCGCGCGAAAGCGTAGGAATGTTTGATATTTCCCACATGGGAAAATTTCTCCTCTCTGGAGAGAATCTCACCGAACAACTGCAATTTTTAGTCCCCTCCGACTTATCTCGTCTTCAACCTGGGGAATCTCAATACACCGTCTTACTCAACCCTCAAGGCGGCATCATTGACGACTTCATCTTTTACTATCAAGGGGATAACCGCGCCGTTGCCATTGTTAACGCTGCTACCACTGACAAGGATAAAAACTGGCTGTTAGAAAACTTGCAAGATACCTCAGTTCAATTAGAAGATGTATCTCAAGAGAGAATTTTACTCGCTATACAAGGACCGCAAGCCATTGCGACGCTCACTGATCTTGTTGAAGGAGAGATAGCAACGCTTAAAGCCTTTGGTCATACAGAAGTTTCTGTCTTTGGGGAAAAAGCCTTTGTCTCGCGTACTGGCTACACTGGTGAAGATGGCGTGGAAATCATGCTTCCTGTCAATGCGGGACAACAATTGTGGGATACTCTCATCGCGAAAGGTGTTACCCCTTGTGGTTTAGGCGCACGGGACACCTTACGTTTAGAAGCGGCTTTATCTTTATACACTCAAGATATTGATGACACCACGACTCCCATCGAAGCTGGACTGGGTTGGATTGTTCACCTGAACAGTAAAAAAGACTTTATTGGACGGGAAGTCTTAGCCGAACAAAAAGAAGAAGGGGTAAAGCGGCGTTTAGTGGGAATCGAAATGCAGGGACGCGGCATTGCTCGCCATGATTACCCAATTTTATGTGAAGGAGAAGAAGTGGGAATCGTGACCAGTGGCACTTTATCACCCACTCTCGGGAAAGCCATTGCTCTCGGTTATGTCCCTCAATCTCTCTCAAAAGTAGGACAAGCTCTAGAAATCGACATTCGGGGCAAAAAATATCCCGCCGTCGTGGTGAAAAAACCTTTCTATCGCACCAATACCCCTCCGCCGAAACGATAA
- a CDS encoding protein-tyrosine phosphatase family protein translates to MSHRFSWIIPNHLAVGSFPKLDNEITYLSRVGITSVLCLMERKEVKVPQDIKNRFVWRNVPIPDGATGGIPKVEQFEEACTILSRWGKKGHATYVHCLAGVGRSPSVCALYLTQLEGISLEEAIAKVQDRHPYAHPDPAQIAVMQKFLAQFKTEKA, encoded by the coding sequence ATGTCTCATCGTTTTTCTTGGATCATTCCTAATCATCTCGCTGTTGGTTCTTTCCCAAAGTTAGATAATGAAATTACTTATTTAAGTCGAGTTGGTATTACTTCAGTTTTATGTTTAATGGAACGGAAAGAAGTAAAAGTTCCTCAAGATATCAAAAATAGATTTGTCTGGCGAAATGTTCCCATTCCCGATGGCGCAACAGGAGGAATCCCCAAAGTAGAACAGTTTGAGGAAGCCTGCACAATTTTATCGCGGTGGGGAAAGAAAGGTCATGCCACTTATGTTCACTGTCTCGCAGGAGTGGGACGTTCTCCGTCTGTTTGCGCTTTATATTTAACGCAATTAGAAGGAATTTCTTTAGAGGAAGCGATTGCCAAAGTTCAGGATCGACATCCTTACGCCCATCCTGATCCCGCACAAATCGCTGTTATGCAGAAGTTTCTCGCCCAATTCAAGACAGAAAAAGCATAA